ACCGTCGCCGCACCGAGGAGGCCGAAGCAGGCGCCGATCGCCGCGTAGCTCGCCGTCCGTCCGAGGTTGAACAGCGCGTGCTGGCGCACCTCGTAACCGGTGAGCGTATCGTCGCGGCGCTTGTCGCCGGCGGCGCCGATCCGGTCGGCGTAGGCCGTCACCAGCGGCCCGCACATCCCCAGGCAGTGGGCGCCGGCGAGCAGGCCGACGACGAAGAGGACGGCCAGGTCCGCGTGCTCGAGTCCGAGCCCCGGGCCGGCGCTCGCGAGTGCTGCGAGCGTCATCTCCGGCTGTCGTCCGGCCGCCGAGGCGTCATCTGGCGGCCCCGTTTTCGCTCGCGGCGTGATCGCCGTGCGATCCCTCGACCGGCGACATCGCGAGGTACAGCGAGCCGATGATCACCGCGACGTTCACCGCGCTGACGAGACCGGCGACGCCCGAGTTCGTGGCTCCGTAGACGACAACCGGAACGACCGCGAGTAGTCCGACGGCCGCCGCGTGCCGCGGCGTAACTGTCTCGAGGGGCATAGCCGTCTCTCGGGCTGTCAGCGGCTTAATACCACCAGTCGTTTTCACCGAACGGGAATTACGATCGGTCGTAAGGTACCGCTGTTCCCTACCAACGCGTATGAGTTCGGCGACAGAACAACGGACGACCGATCAGGCCGACGAAACCGCGTCTGGGGAGGCGGGTCCGGTCCGCACGATCGGTCACGACGAG
This portion of the Haloterrigena gelatinilytica genome encodes:
- a CDS encoding cytochrome-ba3 oxidase subunit, coding for MPLETVTPRHAAAVGLLAVVPVVVYGATNSGVAGLVSAVNVAVIIGSLYLAMSPVEGSHGDHAASENGAAR